The following proteins come from a genomic window of Sorghum bicolor cultivar BTx623 chromosome 3, Sorghum_bicolor_NCBIv3, whole genome shotgun sequence:
- the LOC8056108 gene encoding ribonuclease 2 isoform X1 — protein sequence METRRPRRGGKKRFLLPLALLCLAVLLPGALLPPSASASSSSPAVGGGSRKRRWVGFDYYVLALQWPGTICRETSNCCDTNGCCRSKPLKWFTIHGLWPQYNYGGWPSCCRPTKFNINKILMLMPILEKYWPSLYCGSSSTCFGGRGPFWVHEWETHGTCAYPEIQDEYDYFSTALYLYSKYNVTKALRKAHIRPASGRKYAVGHIVAVIEYAFGAMPSLVCKNGSVQELRLCFHKDYQPRDCTLETGTAPNSRSYCPRYVTFPSYKPSVMANTTEGISNQASKPMVSYTSTSASEQRLGLQVLK from the exons ATGGAGACGCGGCGGCCCCGGCGCGGCGGGAAGAAGCGCTTCCTCCTCCCGCTCGCGCTCCTCTGCCTCGCCGTGCTGCTCCCCGGCGCGCTGCTCCCGCCGTCCGCCTCGGCGTCATCCTCGTCGCCGGCCGTGGGAGGTGGCAGCAGGAAGCGGCGGTGGGTGGGGTTTGACTACTATGTACTGGCGCTGCAATGGCCGGGCACCATCTGCCGCGAGACCAGCAACTGCTGCGACACCAATGGCTGCTGCCG ATCGAAGCCTCTCAAGTGGTTCACGATTC ATGGTCTCTGGCCACAGTACAATTATGGGGGCTGGCCATCATGCTGCAGACCAACCAAATTCAACATAAATAAG ATATTAATGCTGATGCCAATACTTGAGAAGTACTGGCCATCCTTGTACTGCGGTTCTTCTTCAACCTGCTTTGGTGGAAGGGGTCCATTTTGGGTGCATGAG TGGG AAACTCACGGGACTTGTGCTTACCCTGAAATACAGGATGAATATGACTACTTCTCCACAGCACTGTATCTCTACAGCAAATACAATGTTACG AAAGCTCTGAGAAAAGCGCATATTCGGCCTGCAAGCGGCAGAAAATACGCCGTTGGCCATATTGTTGCTGTCATTGAATACGCGTTTGGGGCAATGCCGTCACTTGTCTGTAAGAACGGCTCAGTTCAAGAACTCAGGCTCTGCTTCCACAAGGATTATCAG CCTCGTGATTGCACGCTTGAGACTGGCACTGCACCGAACAGCAGAAGCTACTGCCCTCGCTACGTCACGTTCCCGTCGTATAAACCGTCTG TGATGGCCAATACTACGGAGGGGATCAGTAACCAAGCGTCGAAGCCAATGGTGAGCTACACGAGTACGTCTGCCTCTGAGCAGCGTCTAGGACTCCAGGTTCTGAAATGA
- the LOC8056108 gene encoding ribonuclease 2 isoform X2, with protein METRRPRRGGKKRFLLPLALLCLAVLLPGALLPPSASASSSSPAVGGGSRKRRWVGFDYYVLALQWPGTICRETSNCCDTNGCCRSKPLKWFTIHGLWPQYNYGGWPSCCRPTKFNINKILMLMPILEKYWPSLYCGSSSTCFGGRGPFWVHEWETHGTCAYPEIQDEYDYFSTALYLYSKYNVTKALRKAHIRPASGRKYAVGHIVAVIEYAFGAMPSLVCKNGSVQELRLCFHKDYQDKFNKSEVGSNFWKGPIRTKRNLDITVQIDT; from the exons ATGGAGACGCGGCGGCCCCGGCGCGGCGGGAAGAAGCGCTTCCTCCTCCCGCTCGCGCTCCTCTGCCTCGCCGTGCTGCTCCCCGGCGCGCTGCTCCCGCCGTCCGCCTCGGCGTCATCCTCGTCGCCGGCCGTGGGAGGTGGCAGCAGGAAGCGGCGGTGGGTGGGGTTTGACTACTATGTACTGGCGCTGCAATGGCCGGGCACCATCTGCCGCGAGACCAGCAACTGCTGCGACACCAATGGCTGCTGCCG ATCGAAGCCTCTCAAGTGGTTCACGATTC ATGGTCTCTGGCCACAGTACAATTATGGGGGCTGGCCATCATGCTGCAGACCAACCAAATTCAACATAAATAAG ATATTAATGCTGATGCCAATACTTGAGAAGTACTGGCCATCCTTGTACTGCGGTTCTTCTTCAACCTGCTTTGGTGGAAGGGGTCCATTTTGGGTGCATGAG TGGG AAACTCACGGGACTTGTGCTTACCCTGAAATACAGGATGAATATGACTACTTCTCCACAGCACTGTATCTCTACAGCAAATACAATGTTACG AAAGCTCTGAGAAAAGCGCATATTCGGCCTGCAAGCGGCAGAAAATACGCCGTTGGCCATATTGTTGCTGTCATTGAATACGCGTTTGGGGCAATGCCGTCACTTGTCTGTAAGAACGGCTCAGTTCAAGAACTCAGGCTCTGCTTCCACAAGGATTATCAG GATAAGTTTAATAAGAGTGAAGTAGGCTCCAATTTCTGGAAAGGGCCCATCAGAACTAAGAGAAACTTAGACATAACTGTCCAGATAGACACATGA
- the LOC110433486 gene encoding uncharacterized protein LOC110433486 → MPHIERKASVFDFVGKRDVGGVEETHCLACRWVLPQGMSAGKLIKHYTDDAKVKHCFHVTEWMLSYLDTIKTEEGAGLVRNPFGKSVPEATVKAPEKRKRKPELQLSAGNLIMNELLLDGFLDLHSVICKFPFYLLKEQEESAKDAASKARKALSDMQSATNDILCLAFRSVNFYEPLDPTVFLSKFTVLATSGPKLLLLMFSLQHSKTKSMVQSLCHKLTDVEKMIVMAKVTGLKRGNVVVSAEGSSTHADTSTGSSATPPSMTSIS, encoded by the coding sequence ATGCCACATATTGAAAGAAAGGCTTCTGTCTTTGACTTTGTGGGTAAGAGGGACGTTGGTGGAGTGGAAGAAACCCACTGCTTGGCTTGCCGATGGGTACTGCCACAAGGCATGAGTGCAGGAAAGCTCATCAAGCACTACACTGATGACGCTAAAGTGAAACATTGCTTTCATGTTACTGAATGGATGCTTTCATATCTTGATACCATCAAAACAGAGGAAGGAGCTGGGTTGGTGAGGAATCCATTTGGCAAGTCAGTACCTGAGGCCACAGTGAAAGCACCTGAGAAAAGGAAACGGAAACCTGAACTTCAATTGTCTGCAGGCAACTTGATCATGAATGAGCTGCTCCTGGACGGCTTTCTTGATCTGCATtctgtgatttgcaagtttccATTTTATCTCTTGAAAGAACAAGAAGAGAGTGCTAAGGATGCTGCCTCCAAAGCGAGGAAGGCGCTGTCGGATATGCAAAGTGCGACCAATGATATCTTGTGCTTGGCCTTCAGATCTGTTAATTTTTATGAACCTCTGGATCCAACCGTGTTTCTCTCTAAGTTCACTGTCCTGGCAACCTCTGGTCCCAAACTTCTTCTGCTGATGTTCAGCCTGCAACATTCTAAGACTAAGAGTATGGTCCAATCACTATGTCATAAGTTAACGGATGTGGAGAAGATGATAGTGATGGCAAAAGTTACTGGCCTGAAGAGGGGCAATGTTGTTGTGAGTGCTGAGGGATCGAGTACCCATGCTGATACTAGCACTGGCTCTTCTGCAACACCACCATCAATGACTTCCATATCTTAG
- the LOC8056107 gene encoding ribonuclease 2, with product MTTARKAACVLAAWVLVAAALSDLGSARAPLGSKPQREFDYFALSLQWPGTICASTRHCCASNGCCRSEPLQTFTIHGLWPDYDDGTWPSCCRRTQFELDKILPLMEVLNKYWPSLYCSKSGTCFSGKGLFWAHEWEKHGTCSAPVVQDELQYFTIALDLYFKYNVTEMLSSGGIQVSNGKEYALSDVIDTIKHAFGGSPQIVCKNGSVQELRLCFDKELKPRDCLTTSLTNGSVSKSKHCPRYITLPTYDPLVLANSTVEIMSQFDEFVVPTALYTA from the exons ATGACGACGGCGAGGAAGGCAGCGTGCGTGCTGGCGGCGTGGGTGCTCGTCGCCGCGGCTCTGTCCGACCTGGGCTCCGCCCGCGCACCCCTGGGCAGCAAGCCGCAGCGGGAGTTCGACTACTTCGCGCTCTCCCTGCAGTGGCCCGGCACCATCTGCGCCTCCACCCGCCACTGCTGCGCCAGCAACGGCTGCTGCCG CTCGGAGCCGCTCCAGACGTTCACGATCC ACGGGCTATGGCCGGACTACGACGACGGGACCTGGCCGTCGTGCTGCCGCCGCACCCAATTCGAGCTGGACAAG ATATTGCCACTGATGGAGGTGCTTAATAAGTACTGGCCGTCCCTCTACTGCTCCAAATCTGGAACTTGCTTCAGCGGCAAGGGACTCTTCTGGGCTCACGAG TGGG AGAAGCATGGAACCTGCTCTGCCCCTGTGGTTCAGGATGAACTACAGTATTTCACCATTGCCCTTGACCTCTACTTCAAGTATAACGTTACA GAAATGCTGTCAAGTGGAGGAATACAAGTTTCAAATGGTAAGGAATATGCACTGAGCGATGTCATCGATACCATCAAACATGCTTTTGGGGGATCACCACAAATTGTTTGCAAGAATGGTTCAGTCCAAGAACTTAGGTTATGCTTCGACAAAGAATTGAAG CCTCGTGATTGTCTTACTACTTCTTTGACGAATGGAAGTGTATCAAAAAGCAAGCACTGCCCACGGTACATCACCTTGCCAACATATGATCCCCTTG TGCTTGCCAATTCAACTGTAGAAATCATGTCACAGTTCGATGAATTTGTGGTGCCTACTGCTCTTTATACAGCCTAA
- the LOC8056109 gene encoding cytochrome P450 704C1, whose translation MDYTTPPTWAAFAGLALLAIISYVGAVRRRRSGRRYPPAVGTVFHKLYHFRRLHDYLTDLSRGRKTFRLLAPGRRLIYTCDPAVVEHILRANFANYGKGAFNRDNTGDLLGDGIFAVDGDRWRQQRKIASHEFASSAMRDFSGAVFRTNAAKLAAVVAVNAASKQPMEFQGLLQKAAMDTIFAVTFGSDLDTLGAASSGGGGGGGDEGSRFASAVDDASEFTLLRYVNPFWKAMRLLNVGPEAALRERVKAVDAFVYERIRARSEELRAAAAAARQGGLPVARRDMLSRFIEAATTTGGDGAATAGAGTAAAAAAVDHKYLRDIVLSIVIAGKDTSVEALAWFFYMACKHPRVQERVFREAREATGEKASSMDEFARCLTDEALGKMHYLHAALTETLRLYPALPLNNKECFSDDVLPGGFSVGKGDVVFYVPYAMGRMEYLWGSDAEVFRPERWLHDNGEFQQESPFKFTAFQAGPRICLGKEFAYRQMKVLAAVLLRFFVFSLRDEEASVNYRATITLLIEHGLHLMATPR comes from the exons ATGGATTACACTACTCCTCCGACCTGGGCCGCGTTCGCCGGGCTCGCTCTGCTGGCGATCATCTCGTACGTGGGCgccgtgcgccgccgccgcagcgggaGACGGTACCCGCCCGCGGTAGGCACGGTGTTCCACAAGCTCTACCACTTCCGGCGCCTGCACGACTACCTCACGGACCTGTCCCGCGGCCGCAAGACCTTCCGCCTGCTCGCGCCCGGCCGGCGGCTCATATACACGTGCGACCCGGCGGTGGTGGAGCACATCCTCCGGGCCAACTTCGCCAACTACGGCAAGGGCGCGTTCAACCGCGACAACACGGGCGACCTGCTCGGCGACGGCATCTTCGCCGTCGACGGCGACAGGTGGAGGCAGCAGAGGAAGATCGCCAGCCACGAGTTCGCCAGCAGCGCCATGCGTGACTTCAGCGGCGCCGTCTTCAGGACGAACGCCGCCAAGCTCGCGGCCGTCGTCGCTGTCAACGCCGCGTCGAAGCAGCCCATGGAATTCCAG GGCCTACTGCAGAAAGCGGCGATGGACACCATCTTCGCCGTCACCTTCGGTTCTGACCTCGACACGCTGGGCGCAGCGAgttcaggcggcggcggcggcggcggcgacgagggGAGCCGCTTCGCCTCGGCGGTGGACGACGCGAGCGAGTTCACCCTGCTCCGCTACGTCAACCCGTTCTGGAAGGCGATGCGGCTGCTCAACGTCGGCCCCGAGGCCGCGCTCAGGGAGCGGGTGAAGGCCGTCGACGCGTTCGTGTACGAGCGCATCCGTGCCAGGTCCGAGGAGCTcagggcggcggcagcggcggcgcggcAGGGGGGCCTCCCCGTGGCGAGGCGAGACATGTTGTCCAGGTTCATCGAGGCAGCCACCACCACCGGCGGTGACGGTGCTGCTACTGCAGGTGcagggacggcggcggcggcggcggcggttgaTCACAAGTACCTGAGAGACATCGTGCTGAGCATCGTGATTGCCGGCAAGGACACGAGCGTGGAGGCACTCGCCTGGTTCTTTTACATGGCGTGCAAGCACCCGCGGGTCCAGGAGAGGGTCTTTCGCGAGGCCAGGGAGGCCACCGGCGAGAAAGCGTCGTCCATGGACGAGTTCGCTCGGTGCCTCACCGACGAGGCGCTGGGCAAGATGCACTACCTGCACGCTGCCCTGACGGAAACGCTCAGGCTCTACCCTGCGCTTCCCTTG AACAACAAGGAGTGCTTCTCGGACGATGTGCTGCCGGGCGGCTTCAGCGTCGGCAAGGGAGACGTCGTCTTCTACGTCCCTTACGCCATGGGGCGAATGGAGTACCTGTGGGGCAGCGACGCCGAGGTCTTCCGGCCAGAGCGCTGGCTCCACGACAACGGCGAGTTTCAGCAGGAAAGCCCCTTCAAGTTCACAGCTTTTCAG GCCGGTCCGAGGATATGCCTGGGAAAGGAATTCGCGTACAGGCAGATGAAGGTGCTGGCGGCCGTGCTACTCCGCTTCTTCGTGTTCAGCCTGCGGGACGAGGAGGCCAGCGTCAACTACAGGGCCACCATTACGCTCCTCATTGAACACGGCCTCCATCTGATGGCAACGCCGAGATGA